A genomic segment from Aspergillus puulaauensis MK2 DNA, chromosome 1, nearly complete sequence encodes:
- a CDS encoding uncharacterized protein (InterPro:IPR020683,IPR036770;~TransMembrane:1 (o508-532i)): MDVSAGIADINFIIDVIKTLIDAAPKATRNFHDLKSECMLLGANLDACKKRFAGAQLDGWQRGNVDMVLGRCLKTLENLKRLLESGRSVKSGSPSIAAMVNFSNTKIAEWKDKVRSARADLTFIFCMDTSFSNASIADEVCLMRSEMTRIGTQIRGSSNVSLHTSHSCSTISQNHWRDIRSALREKGVTGQVLKTYKEQIILGVQRLISIDGETPPTTEAIVTSPSTIGVTLVGAAGRDDWDPVEGLIRDSININIHDGSVQTTCSLAISRKQWTIVEALVGRGLSPDSKSVDQQPAIGVAAESQAWSTVDFLVLKGASFKVRINGDNTAISPPHRESAEGRHPAASARITTPPRVVTLQVYDKQYGPRAKQRSSGDPIIVAAAAAQSWTTVSLLTEHGANVNAKDSLGRSAFYYVLIAMRPHLHLLEDMQGLHADGNRHRGPSQEALDVDRVAILLLEKGAAAGQPEFEAISGGTAGDKLRRRVLNWNNMPRGSRSLLNRPDGWQGVYIGFSLLYNYRVIVLCLLLLWLAWSPSTRLTD, from the exons ATGGATGTCTCAGCCGGTATCGCCGAcattaattttattattgaCGTTATTAAAACTCTCATCGATGCAGCCCCTAAAGCGACCCGCAATTTCCATGACCTGAAATCCGAATGCATGTTGCTCGGGGCTAACCTGGATGCATGCAAAAAGCGCTTCGCCGGCGCGCAGTTGGATGGGTGGCAGAGGGGAAACGTGGACATGGTTTTGGGGAGGTGCCTGAAAACTCTGGAAAACTTGAAGCGTCTCTTAGAGAGCGGTCGAAGTGTCAAGTCAGGCTCGCCAAGTATTGCAGCCATGGTCAATTTCTCCAACACAAAGATAGCAGAGTGGAAAGACAAAGTCAGGTCAGCCAGGGCAGATCTAACTTTTATTTTCTGCATGGATACGAG TTTTTCCAATGCATCGATCGCGGACGAAGTTTGCCTCATGAGGTctgagatgacgaggatagGTACGCAAATACGAGGTTCATCGAACGTATCGCTGCACACAAGTCATTCGTGCTCGACGATAAGCCAGAACCACTGGCGTGATATACGATCTGCCCTTAGAGAGAAAGGCGTCACCGGCCAAGTTCTCAAGACATACAAGGAGCAGATAATTCTCGGGGTTCAAAGACTTATTAGTATTGATGGGgaaacaccaccaaccaccgAAG CGATTGTTACAAGCCCCTCTACCATTGGTGTAACccttgtcggcgctgcagGGCGGGATGACTGGGATCCGGTGGAAGGGCTCATCCGGGACAGCATAAATATCAACATCCATGATGGCAGCGTGCAGACGACGTGTTCACTCGCGATCTCCCGCAAGCAGTGGACCATTGTCGAGGCACTGGTAGGGCGGGGCCTGTCTCCGGACAGCAAGTCCGTAGATCAGCAGCCAGCCATTGGTGTCGCTGCAGAGTCTCAGGCCTGGAGCACGGTTGACTTCCTGGTTTTGAAGGGTGCCAGCTTTAAAGTCCGCATCAATGGGGACAACACGGCCATCAGCCCACCTCATAGGGAATCTGCGGAGGGCCGGCACCCGGCGGCAAGCGCTCGAATCACCACGCCCCCGAGAGTGGTTACTTTGCAGGTTTATGATAAACAATATGGGCCAAGGGCAAAGCAGCGCTCGAGCGGTGATCCAATCATTGTAGCAGCTGCGGCTGCGCAAAGCTGGACCACGGTAAGTCTGCTCACTGAGCACGGAGCGAACGTGAACGCGAAGGACAGCTTGGGCAGGTCCGCGTTCTACTACGTTCTTATCGCTATGAGGCCTCACTTGCACCTGCTCGAAGACATGCAGGGATTACATGCAGACGGTAATCGTCACAGGGGCCCGTCGCAAGAAGCGCTAGATGTGGACAGAGTAGCAATACTCCTCTTGGAAAAgggagctgctgcaggccaGCCAGAATTCGAAGCCATTTCCGGAGGTACAGCTGGGGATAAGCTTCGGCGACGGGTCTTGAACTGGAACAACATGCCCCGGGGCTCCAGGTCGTTGCTTAATCGACCTGACGGCTGGCAGGGTGTGTATATAGGCTTTTCCCTTCTTTACAATTATCGGGTGATAGTTCTTTGTCTGCTTCTTTTGTGGCTAGCATGGTCACCCAGCACTAGATTGACAGACTGA
- a CDS encoding glycoside hydrolase family 16 protein (CAZy:GH16;~COG:G;~EggNog:ENOG410PP2F;~InterPro:IPR000757,IPR013320;~PFAM:PF00722;~SECRETED:SignalP(1-15);~go_function: GO:0004553 - hydrolase activity, hydrolyzing O-glycosyl compounds [Evidence IEA];~go_process: GO:0005975 - carbohydrate metabolic process [Evidence IEA]) has product MKQLLFLPILLSANASPIPLFPGGLPDLLGPLFPGLIDPDDGSDIVPDPGSGSGSGSAIPTLEGYVLTWNDEFTNTNTNDIANDNDSHLPSSNWLFDMGTSYPAGASNWGNNELQTYTTSPSNIRITESHTLQITPRFEENPDTHTEPGEAGGGGHWTSARIETANSTFQAPPGEKLYIESRLRTGCAPPEQQHGIWPAFWALGASFRDDPTFWPMASEWDIVEVVNGEPVVYNTVHCGTETGEGGPCNEYTGLGNGGVGWRGCDWHVVGFEVDRSADTDTDTDTTTGGGWEGETLRWFLDGEQVHAVSGADVGDEQVWASVAHQGHFLLLNVAVGGNWPGYPDGNTLDGEDVALEVDYVRVWNSLN; this is encoded by the coding sequence ATGAAGCAATTACTATTCCTGCctatcctcctctccgcgaATGCGAGCCCTATCCCCCTTTTCCCTGGGggtcttccagatcttctcgGTCCTTTATTCCCTGGCCTGATTGATCCTGATGACGGTTCAGATATAGTCCCTGACCCAGGctcaggttcaggttcaggttcagccATCCCAACCCTAGAAGGATACGTCTTGACTTGGAACGACGAattcaccaacaccaacaccaacgaCATCGCCAACGACAATGACAGTCACCTCCCCAGCTCCAACTGGCTCTTCGACATGGGAACCTCGTACCCGGCCGGCGCCTCAAACTGGGGAAATAACGAACTCCAAACATACACCACCTCGCCCTCAAACATCCGCATCACCGAATCCCACACACTACAAATAACACCACGCTTCGAAGAAAACCCCGACACCCACACTGAACccggagaagctggcggtggaggccACTGGACAAGCGCGCGAATCGAAACCGCCAACTCCACATTCCAGGCCCCCCCAGGAGAGAAGCTCTACATCGAGTCCCGGCTCCGAACAGGATGCGCCCCAccagagcagcagcacgGGATCTGGCCTGCATTCTGGGCCTTGGGGGCGTCGTTCCGCGACGATCCAACGTTCTGGCCGATGGCCAGCGAGTGGGATATTGTCGAGGTTGTGAATGGGGAGCCGGTGGTTTATAACACGGTGCATTGTGGCACGGagacgggggaggggggtcCTTGTAATGAGTATACGGGGTTGGGGAATGGGGGGGTTGGATGGAGGGGGTGTGACTGGCATGTTGTTGGGTTTGAGGTTGATCGGTCTGCAGATACTGATACTGATACTGATACTACTACtggtggaggatgggaaggagAGACGCTCAGGTGGTTTCTAGACGGGGAGCAGGTCCATGCAGTCTCTGGAGCGGATGTGGGCGACGAGCAGGTGTGGGCGAGTGTTGCGCATCAGGGCCACTTTCTGCTGCTGAACGTGGCGGTTGGTGGGAATTGGCCTGGATATCCGGATGGGAATACgctggatggtgaggatgttgcgctggaggtggattATGTGCGGGTTTGGAATAGTCTTAACTAA
- a CDS encoding alpha/beta hydrolase (COG:S;~EggNog:ENOG410PISU;~InterPro:IPR000073,IPR029058;~PFAM:PF12697;~SECRETED:SignalP(1-20)) encodes MQLVLAVCLLFVALVQGGSAAEALHRREYFYVGGEYLNTTDGWLFHNQMYVEKLSPSGGSTQPYPIVILHGGAQTGTNFLNKPDGGRGWASWFLEQGYEVYIPDRTMTARSATIPQDGFSEDVFSAEFIAQRFTNVQDYPLWPQAKLHSQWPGTGERGDNVFDTYYASTVQSISDSLAQEQTMKSAGEALLDKIGPVVLITHSQGGLYGWSWADSRPSLIKSLIQIEPKGPPFREVIFSTSLSRPWGLTSIPLTYEPAPTNMTAPLAMKTIASDSPGELLECIIQAEPARKLTRLAGVPILIDTGEASYHAQYDYCFIKFLAQAGVQAQHLDLGKRGIHGNAHLQFLEQNSDRIAGVLHEWIGNVTKT; translated from the exons ATGCAGCTCGTCTTGGCCGTGTGCCTGCTATTTGTCGCCCTCGTGCAGGGCGGCTCTGCAGCAGAAGCCCTGCACCGTCGCGAGTACTTCTACGTCGGCGGCGAGTacctcaacaccaccgatGGCTGGCTATTCCACAACCAGATGTACGTCGAGAAGCTCTCGCCGTCGGGCGGCAGCACCCAGCCATACCCGATTGTCATTCTACACGGTGGAGCTCAAACCGGCACT AACTTCCTGAATAAACCCGACGGCGGCAGAGGATGGGCATCATGGTTCCTGGAGCAGGGATATGAAGTGTACATCCCCGACCGAACCATGACCGCACGCTCGGCCACGATTCCCCAAGACGGTTTCTCAGAGGACGTCTTCTCGGCGGAGTTCATTGCCCAGCGATTCACAAACGTGCAGGACTATCCACTGTGGCCTCAAGCCAAACTACACAGCCAGTGGCCTGGA ACCGGCGAACGCGGCGACAACGTCTTCGACACATACTACGCAAGCACAGTGCAATCCATCTCGGACAGTCTCGCGCAAGAACAAACCATGAAATCCGCCGGCGAAGCCCTGCTCGACAAAATCGGCCCTGTCGTGCTAATCACCCACTCCCAGGGCGGCCTCTACGGCTGGTCCTGGGCCGACAGCAGACCCTCGCTCATCAAATCCCTTATCCAGATCGAACCGAAGGGTCCCCCATTCCGCGAAGTGATCTTCTCGACCTCCCTTAGTCGGCCGTGGGGGTTAACCTCGATCCCGCTCACCTATGAACCCGCACCGACGAATATGACCGCTCCGCTGGCCATGAAGACCATCGCGTCTGACTCCCCTGGGGAATTGCTGGAGTGTATAATCCAGGCCGAGCCGGCGCGGAAGCTGACGAGGTTGGCGGGGGTGCCGATTCTGATTGACACCGGGGAGGCGTCGTACCATGCGCAGTATGACTACTGTTTTATCAAGTTCCTGGCGCAGGCGGGCGTGCAGGCGCAGCATTTGGACCTAGGGAAGAGGGGGATCCACGGGAATGCGCATTTGCAGTTTCTGGAGCAGAACTCGGATCGCATTGCGGGCGTTTTGCATGAGTGGATTGGGAATGTTACGAAGACTTAG
- a CDS encoding uncharacterized protein (COG:S;~EggNog:ENOG410PXB4;~TransMembrane:7 (o6-29i41-64o100-117i129-147o172-195i207-227o239-260i)) — MDEDLTTTLTLVGLFGGLSILLMALRLFMRKYRNQDFILSDYLTMLCIVFILARSALTTVVLLWGNNNMARPALDLSELEIYRRTVGSQMTLANRAIYNTYLWIQKGVVLLLCGRVLTGLPEPEMIVKIYWFVLLGSLVAVQGTTFGECRPARLYWQVVPDPGDCVKANTQLVTLVALNITTDAMLILLPMPWLLRVRKSWWKRLQYISLFSIGLLLIAIAIVRLPYYASSTAQVNRNTWGSVEEFFAAFVANVPTLFTLRKDPNKEREAEAAREAASTSSARVKPRFTPNQFHDTDLFETNVQLGTVTVVEGEGDVGVGRGRGRSRGNSGLKGHASEENLIPDGKFYSGGGGDRGR; from the exons ATGGACGAAGACCTAACGACAACCCTCACCCTGGTCGGGCTCTTCGGCGGCCTCTCCATCCTGCTCATGGCCTTGCGCCTGTTCATGCGCAAGTACCGCAACCAGGACTTCATCCTGAGCGACTACCTGACCATGCTCTGCattgtcttcatcctcgcccggTCCGCCCTGACCACCGTCGTCCTGCTCTGGGGGAACAACAACATGGCCCGGCCCGCATTGGATCTCTCAGAGCTAGAGATCTACCGCCGCACGGTGGGGAGCCAGATGACGCTTGCCAATCGCGCGATATACAATACTTA CCTGTGGATCCAGAAAGGCGTCGTCCTGCTGCTCTGCGGCCGCGTGCTCACCGGCCTCCCAGAGCCCGAGATGATCGTCAAGATCTACTGGTTCGTGCTCTTGGGCAGTCTTGTTGCGGTCCAGGGAACGACCTTTGGCGAGTGTCGCCCTGCCCGGCTGTACTGGCAGGTTGTTCCTGATCCAG GAGACTGCGTCAAGGCAAACACACAACTCGTCACCCTCGTCGCCTTGAACATCACCACGGACGCAATGCtgatcctcctccccatgcCCTGGCTCCTCCGCGTGCGGAAATCATGGTGGAA acgCCTCCAATAcatctccctcttctccatcggcCTCCTCCTaatcgccatcgccatcgtgCGCCTCCCCTACTACGCCTCCAGCACGGCCCAAGTGAACCGCAACACCTGGGGCTCCGTCGAGGAGTTCTTCGCCGCGTTCGTCGCGAATGTCCCGACACTCTTCACGCTGCGCAAGGACCCGAATAAGGAGagggaggcagaggcagcaaGGGAAGCAGCATCTACCTCTTCGGCTCGTGTTAAGCCCCGGTTCACGCCGAATCAGTTCCATGATACGGATTTGTTTGAGACGAATGTGCAGCTGGGGACTGTTACTGTTgttgagggggagggggatgtGGGGGTtggaagggggagggggaggtcgAGAGGAAACTCTGGTTTAAAGGGTCATGCCAGTGAAGAGAATCTTATTCCAGATGGGAAATTTtatagtggtggtggtggtgatcgAGGCCGATGA
- a CDS encoding putative iron-sulfur cluster-binding protein (COG:P;~EggNog:ENOG410PNKF;~InterPro:IPR036922,IPR017941,IPR001663;~PFAM:PF00355;~SECRETED:SignalP(1-23);~go_function: GO:0051537 - 2 iron, 2 sulfur cluster binding [Evidence IEA];~go_process: GO:0044237 - cellular metabolic process [Evidence IEA];~go_process: GO:0055114 - oxidation-reduction process [Evidence IEA]), whose translation MENLFPAFVAVLAGLIFLYRARTSSTTPKTIPSPSPPPSPAADIVSKESDFPPDWLASNQLFELERRAIFSKTWIPLTHKTHFPSSGSYHTYTLASIPILLIKGKDHRIRAFHNVCRHRAYAVATRESGTSTVLGCRYHGWSYNANGRLIRAPHFDGVQGFERGENGLFEVGVRVGGEGVVWVNMGDCEDEKEKEGDLSLRTRWIGGGKLEGGFNWKGALRTGYLVDSLGLETLVSGSFIQSLLGYFLPKAESTHLFPNMFIFTLPSSGCWLSLSFIPASERVTSVRYDLYGAVNTKDEPAQAALGAIEEKVKSTISKLEMEYQSCFNTTGHPTSILQRLDLEHSDTQKQILSLLKAHSKLEKSHGAEIYPARREPRKNVKYQQAEQCL comes from the exons ATGGAGAATCTCTTCCCAGCATTCGTCGCTGTCCTTGCCGGTCTGATATTCCTGTATCGTGCCAGGACCTCATCTACAACCCCCAAGACCATCCCTTCACCTTCACCcccaccatcaccagcagcagacATTGTCTCCAAAGAATCAGACTTCCCACCGGACTGGCTAGCATCCAACCAACTCTTCGAGCTTGAACGCCgcgccatcttcagcaaG ACCTGGATCCCTCTAACCCACAAAACGCACTTCCCATCCTCCGGCTCATACCACACCTACACCCTCGCCAGCATCCCCATCCTGCTCATAAAAGGCAAAGACCACCGAATCCGCGCCTTCCACAACGTCTGCCGACACAGGGCGTATGCCGTTGCAACGCGGGAGTCTGGCACGTCCACGGTGCTGGGATGTCGGTATCATGGGTGGAGCTATAATGCTAATGGGCGGTTAATCCGGGCGCCGCATTTTGATGGCGTGCAGGGGTTTGAGAGGGGCGAGAACGGGCTGTTTGAGGTTGGGGTGAGGGTTGGTGGGGAGGGGGTTGTTTGGGTGAATATGGGGGATTGTGAggatgagaaagagaaagagggagatTTGTCTTTAAGGACGAGGTGGATTGGCGGAGGGAAGCTGGAGGGAGGATTCAACTGGAAAGGGGCCT TGAGAACGGGATATCTGGTAGACTCCCTCGGTCTGGAGACACTGGTGTCTGGCTCCTTCATCCAGTCCTTGCTTGGCTATTTCCTGCCAAAGGCCGAGTCAACCCATCTCTTCCCGAATATGTTCATCTTCACTCTACCCAGTTCAGGCTGCTGGCTGTCTCTAAGCTTTATTCCGGCATCTGAGCGAGTAACCTCAGTTCGGTACGATCTGTACGGTGCGGTGAATACGAAAGACGAACCAGCCCAAGCTGCATTGGGGGCTATCGAAGAGAAGGTAAAGAGCACGATCTCGAAGTTGGAAATGGAGTATCAATCGTGCTTTAACACCACTGG TCATCCAACTTCTATACTCCAAAGGCTTGATCTAGAGCACTCAG ACACACAGAAACAGATCCTCTCTCTGTTGAAAGCACACTCAAAGCTAGAGAAATCCCATGGAGCAGAAATCTATCCCGCGAGAAGAGAGCCGCGGAAGAATGTCAAATACCAGCAGGCTGAGCAGTGTTTGTGA
- a CDS encoding RHO alpha subunit C-terminal catalytic domain-containing protein (COG:S;~EggNog:ENOG410PHZR;~InterPro:IPR036922,IPR015879;~go_function: GO:0005506 - iron ion binding [Evidence IEA];~go_function: GO:0051537 - 2 iron, 2 sulfur cluster binding [Evidence IEA];~go_process: GO:0044237 - cellular metabolic process [Evidence IEA];~go_process: GO:0055114 - oxidation-reduction process [Evidence IEA]) codes for MAELTRTLPASWYCSLPLYQLERRAVFMKSWYLLGPLTRFQTVGEVVEYEIAQQPIHAVRSTGDAHIPVPEEIQVVCADSKAPLRHHVTPTGLVFTTLSEDTPSFHEFFPELEPLLQRVDFTKLPYKRSIKYEGRFNWKTMVDGYQECLHCQYTHPSFSIYYPPTWYKVHNHKNFSQHIADPKKPDDGLFLYFFPICTLNVYGGGMSSFRVCPTDDPSITRMEFDYYHMETGEKFEEYFRFVRQVAMEDYELCEKAQENLEKGVYREGILNPEKESGVSFYQDRVFELVCQQHAAEREKEASAQSKLEDPEPVQPAGVQAVA; via the exons ATGGCCGAGCTCACACGTACGCTCCCAGCATCCTGGTACTGCAGCCTGCCGCTATATCAGCTTGAAAGGCGGGCGGTCTTTATGAAG TCCTGGTATCTTCTTGGTCCTTTGACAAGATTCCAGACCGTTGGGGAAGTGGTCGAGTATGAAATAGCACAGCAGCCGATTCATGCAGTCCGGAGCACTGGCGATGCACATATTCCAGTTCCTGAAGAGATTCAGGTTGTTTGCGCGGACAGT AAGGCgcctcttcgccatcatGTTACGCCCACTGGGCTTGTCTTCACCACACTGTCAGAAGACACACCGAGCTTCCACGAATTCTTCCCAGAACTGGAGCCGCTACTCCAGCGAGTCGACTTCACCAAGCTGCCCTACAAACGAAGCATCAAGTACGAAGGACGATTCAACTGGAAGACAAT GGTCGATGGCTACCAGGAATGCCTCCACTGCCAATACACCCATCCCTCGTTCTCGATTTACTACCCACCAACCTGGTACAAAGTGCACAACCACAAGAACTTCTCCCAGCACATTGCAGACCCCAAGAAGCCCGACGACGGACTGTTCTTGTACTTCTTCCCAATCTGCACCCTGAATGTCTACGGGGGAGGCATGTCCTCGTTCCGGGTGTGCCCAACAGACGACCCCAGCATCACCAGGATGGAATTTGATTATTACCACATGGAGACGGGCGAGAAGTTCGAAGAGTACTTCCGCTTTGTCCGCCAGGTCGCCATGGAGGACTACGAGTTGTGCGAGAAGGCACAGGAGAATCTCGAAAAGGGCGTCTACCGCGAGGGGATCCTGAACCCGGAAAAGGAGAGTGGCGTTTCTT TCTACCAAGACCGCGTCTTCGAACTCGTGTGCCAGCAGCACGCAGCAGAGCGAGAGAAGGAAGCAAGTGCCCAATCCAAGTTGGAGGATCCAGAGCCGGTGCAACCAGCAGGTGTTCAGGCAGTTGCGTGA
- the GYP7 gene encoding GTPase-activating protein GYP7 (BUSCO:EOG09260N53;~COG:T;~EggNog:ENOG410PFJW;~InterPro:IPR035969,IPR000195;~PFAM:PF00566), which translates to MTGSDKVQFTPPASPPSPTASFFDVSDAEEDEYNTIAHAAARRGVRLLFSKSKVYVHPTASAKDNIPGFIALLQQKPATSPHNASRPESSNQPDLSSYLLAWVPESALGDAYDTYVKVDLAEGDSPPRQKYLVPALPETSTFKDPIGLYSFAVPLSHIYSLLVRPPSLGWWFGSLVINSRAGDSFPALFFHDSECESTILQKKKRTRETFDPFDESGSVFWGGDEVLRWLRQHVDVQRSTVDSAVYLINPSEEDQLSFGKAQLADASAANLQEPPAAPRGAAAQQHDAGMDPFMKAIKETRWKVLEQLSKITTFTRRTANEIADNPRVPPQVRRLLKTPEIQTLQEEFDSARIYLARWAMSISEQSDRERNQRIYTAKDVLEMENSSVGDFEILDLEMGNMSTNERRKPVTFEEWKGFFDPRTGRLLVTVNEVKERVFHGGLDPNDGVRKEAWLFLLGVYPWDSDSDDRQALMNSRRDEYIRLKGSWWERMVDGDSTIEQQEWWKEQRNRIEKDVHRTDRTIPLFAGEDIPHPDPDSPFSDVGTNVHLEQMKDMLLTYNEYNQDLGYVQGMSDLLAPLYAVMQDDAVAFWAFVNFMNRMEQNFLRDQSGMRAQLLTLDHLVQLLDPQLYLHLQSADSTNFFFFFRMLLVWYKREFEWVDVLRLWETLWTDYLTSNFHLFVAVAILEKHRDVIMDHLKQFDEVLKYINELSNTMDLLPILARAESLFHRFCRSVEAIDKKDNFPTPSAQQRKPIQSQPQSPSNANKGKAPERSSASASGVSTGRPPSSNLRPGDKEPNTKIISPELRELLRKDIFWNDHIPDPTPDSKPDENPQSESA; encoded by the exons ATGACGGGCTCCGACAAGGTCCAGTTCACCCCTCCGGCGTCGCCGCCTTCTCCGACTGCTTCATTCTTCGACGTCAGCGacgcggaggaggatgaataCAACACCATCGCCCACGCTGCCGCCAGGAGAGGCGTGAGGCTTCTATTCTCTAAAAGCAAG GTATACGTCCACCCAACTGCTTCCGCGAAAGACAATATCCccggcttcatcgccctcctcCAACAAAAGCCTGCCACTTCCCCTCACAATGCCTCGCGCCCCGAATCATCAAATCAGCCGGACCTTTCCTCCTATCTTCTCGCCTGGGTTCCCGAATCTGCCCTTGGCGATGCCTACGACACATACGTCAAAGTCGACCTCGCGGAGGGCGATTCCCCGCCGCGCCAAAAGTACCTCGTCCCCGCGCTTCCGGAAACATCTACATTCAAAGACCCAATAGGTCTATACTCATTTGCTGTCCCGCTATCACATATTTATTCTCTGCTCGTGCGCCCTCCGAGCTTGGGATGGTGGTTTGGCAGCCTTGTGATCAACTCTCGGGCAGGCGACAGCTTTCCAGCGCTCTTTTTCCACGACAGCGAATGCGAATCCACTAtcttgcagaagaagaagcggacaCGGGAAACATTCGACCCCTTTGATGAGAGTGGGAGTGTGTTCTGGGGTGGAGATGAGGTCCTGCGATGGCTCCGGCAACACGTTGACGTGCAGCGCTCCACCGTCGACAGTGCCGTCTATCTGATAAACCCCTCCGAGGAGGATCAGCTTTCCTTCGGGAAAGCACAGCTTGCCGATGCCTCTGCAGCGAACTTGCAGGAACCCCCTGCAGCTCCGAGGGGCGCCGCCGCCCAGCAGCACGATGCAGGCATGGACCCGTTTATGAAGGCAATTAAGGAGACAAGATGGAAGGTCCTTGAACAGTTGAGCAAGATTACAACTTTTACGAGACGCACTGCAAACGAAATAGCCGACAACCCTCGCGTTCCTCCCCAAGTCCGTCGCCTTCTGAAGACCCCGGAAATTCAAACGCTACAAGAGGAATTTGATAGCGCTAGGATATACCTCGCCCGCTGGGCGATGAGTATTTCAGAACAAAGCGATCGGGAAAGAAACCAGCGGATATATACTGCAAAGGATGTGCTCGAGATGGAGAACAGCTCTGTCGGGGATTTCGAGATCCTGGACCTCGAGATGGGGAACATGTCGACCAACGAGCGCCGAAAGCCAGTTACCTTTGAAGAATGGAAGGGCTTCTTTGATCCGCGAACTGGGCGACTGCTCGTCACGGTCAAcgaggtgaaggagagagTCTTCCACGGTGGTTTAGATCCGAATGACGGGGTCAGGAAGGAAGCCTGGCTCTTCCTGCTTGGGGTCTATCCGTGGGATAGTGACAGTGACGATCGTCAGGCCCTGATGAACTCGAGACGCGATGAATATATTCGCCTGAAGGGATCATGGTGGGAGAGAATGGTCGACGGCGATTCCACGATTGAGCAGCAGGAGTGGTGGAAGGAGCAGAGAAATCGAATAG AGAAAGACGTCCACCGTACGGACCGGACGATTCCTCTGTTCGCAGGAGAGGATATCCCCCATCCAGACCCGGATTCCCCATTCTCAGATGTCGGGACAAACGTGCATCTCGAGCAAATGAAGGACATGCTTCTTACTTACAACGAATACAACCAAGATCTGGGCTATGTCCAAGGCATGAGCGACCTTCTCGCCCCCCTCTACGCCGTTATGCAGGATGATGCAGTTGCATTCTGGGCGTTTGTCAATTTCATGAACAGGATG GAGCAAAATTTCCTCCGTGACCAGTCCGGAATGCGTGCTCAACTACTTACCCTAGACCACCTCGTCCAACTCCTAGACCCTCAGCTCTATCTCCACCTGCAGTCCGCTGACAGCacaaacttcttcttcttcttccgaatGCTCCTTGTCTGGTACAAGCGGGAGTTCGAATGGGTTGATGTCCTGCGTCTCTGGGAAACCCTATGGACCGACTATCTAACCAGCAACTTCCATCTCTTCGTCGCTGTAGCCATCCTAGAGAAGCACAGAGATGTCATAATGGACCACCTCAAACAATTCGATGAGGTTTTGAAATACA TCAACGAACTCTCCAACACCATGGACCTCCTCCCTATTCTCGCCCGCGCCGAATCTCTTTTCCACCGCTTCTGCCGCTCCGTCGAAGCAATCGATAAGAAAGACAACTTCCCCACCCCGTCAGCTCAACAGCGCAAACCAATCCAATCTCAACCCCAGTCCCCCTCCAACGCAAACAAGGGCAAGGCCCCCGAGCGCTCATCTGCCTCGGCCTCTGGCGTCAGCACAGGCCGGCCGCCATCCTCAAACCTAAGGCCCGGTGATAAAGAGCCAAACACCAAGATCATTTCACCTGAGCTGAGAGAGTTGCTGAGGAAGGATATATTCTGGAATGATCATATCCCGGATCCTACCCCAGATTCTAAACCGGATGAGAACCCGCAGTCGGAGTCGGCATAG